A region of Methanomicrobiales archaeon DNA encodes the following proteins:
- a CDS encoding DUF2109 domain-containing protein, producing MIPAELSLAFCAGIALFSAFRIVLERRTLRKLPYLNVLGFAIAGSVALIVPHPLAIVAAAAYFVGSTLESNAIASAYAGGIETRE from the coding sequence ATGATCCCCGCAGAACTGTCTCTCGCATTCTGTGCAGGCATCGCCCTCTTCTCGGCATTCCGCATCGTCCTGGAGAGGAGAACCCTTCGGAAACTCCCGTACCTGAACGTGCTCGGGTTTGCCATCGCGGGATCGGTTGCCCTGATCGTTCCCCACCCGCTCGCCATCGTCGCGGCGGCTGCCTACTTTGTCGGATCGACTCTCGAGTCCAATGCGATCGCGAGCGCTTACGCCGGAGGGATAGAGACGCGTGAATGA